One genomic window of Candidatus Stygibacter australis includes the following:
- a CDS encoding STAS domain-containing protein, which yields MTIEFQKDGRIGIIKIIGRLDASNARELKDNFVKYLEETIYFIMDFSELEFIDSTGLGAVISAFKHASEVDGDVYIANLQPKPRMVFDITRAYRIFDVYEDVDTALEAMQEKKK from the coding sequence ATGACAATTGAATTTCAGAAGGATGGGAGAATAGGCATTATCAAGATCATAGGAAGATTGGATGCCTCAAATGCACGAGAATTGAAAGATAACTTTGTGAAATATCTCGAGGAGACGATTTATTTCATTATGGATTTTTCTGAATTGGAATTTATCGACAGTACAGGACTGGGGGCAGTAATCAGCGCGTTCAAGCATGCATCAGAGGTCGATGGTGACGTGTATATAGCTAATCTTCAGCCCAAACCCCGAATGGTATTTGATATAACCCGGGCATATCGGATATTTGATGTTTACGAAGATGTGGATACTGCTCTGGAGGCAATGCAGGAAAAAAAGAAGTAA